Proteins encoded together in one Kutzneria kofuensis window:
- a CDS encoding VOC family protein, giving the protein MINPSEAFAGFSVDDLGRAQKFYAGTLGLAVTRRFGQLRIALSEHTQLLLYPKPDHTPATYTALYFPVDDVEQAVDELTEKGVRFEQYTRPKTDAKGIYRGRGPNIAWFRDPAGNVLAVVERS; this is encoded by the coding sequence ATGATCAACCCATCCGAGGCGTTCGCCGGGTTCTCCGTGGACGACCTGGGCCGGGCGCAGAAGTTCTACGCCGGCACCCTGGGCCTGGCCGTGACCCGCCGGTTCGGCCAGCTGCGGATCGCCCTGTCCGAGCACACGCAACTGCTCTTGTACCCCAAACCGGACCACACGCCGGCCACCTACACCGCGCTGTACTTCCCCGTCGACGACGTGGAGCAGGCGGTGGACGAGCTGACCGAGAAGGGCGTGCGGTTCGAGCAGTACACCCGGCCGAAGACCGATGCCAAGGGGATCTACCGGGGCCGCGGGCCGAACATCGCCTGGTTCCGCGATCCCGCCGGCAACGTCCTGGCCGTGGTCGAGCGGAGCTGA
- a CDS encoding alcohol dehydrogenase catalytic domain-containing protein, with protein sequence MRAAVIPGVGQEWEVREVPTPRPGPGQVLIRVRASGVCHNDVLTWRGVLPFPMGDPAVTGHEPVGEVADVGPGVRDLKVGDRVGTTWVQAGCGTCDYCALGLPVTGQTGLNCAAPVMTGFTVPGGHAEYVVAAAEATVPIPDTLPDELAAPMMCAGYTAWSALIAAAPQEGERVAVLGIGGVGHLAVQFAKACGLETVAVTRSAHKHDLVRELGADAVVGSGAELLAAGGADVVLVTGSSYTAATDCLPALRPNGRMVLAGIDTAGSFTIPPSLARPFFAQRQQVIGATHNGLDLLRTALDLAASGQVRPRVQTFAASEVATAVDRVARGEALFRAVVTF encoded by the coding sequence ATGCGGGCAGCGGTCATTCCCGGCGTGGGACAGGAGTGGGAGGTGCGCGAGGTGCCGACCCCGCGCCCCGGACCGGGGCAGGTGCTGATCCGGGTGCGGGCCAGCGGGGTGTGCCACAACGACGTGCTGACCTGGCGCGGTGTGTTGCCGTTCCCGATGGGCGATCCCGCGGTCACCGGCCACGAGCCGGTCGGCGAGGTCGCCGACGTCGGTCCGGGCGTGCGAGACCTGAAGGTCGGCGACCGGGTGGGCACGACCTGGGTGCAGGCCGGGTGCGGCACGTGCGACTACTGCGCGCTGGGCCTGCCCGTGACCGGACAGACCGGGCTGAACTGCGCCGCCCCGGTGATGACCGGATTCACCGTGCCCGGCGGGCATGCGGAGTACGTCGTCGCGGCGGCCGAGGCCACGGTGCCCATCCCCGACACGCTGCCGGACGAGCTGGCCGCGCCGATGATGTGCGCCGGATACACCGCGTGGAGCGCGCTGATCGCCGCCGCGCCGCAGGAGGGCGAACGGGTCGCGGTGCTCGGCATCGGCGGGGTCGGCCACCTGGCCGTGCAGTTCGCCAAGGCGTGCGGCCTCGAGACCGTGGCCGTCACCCGGTCGGCGCACAAGCACGACCTGGTCCGGGAACTCGGCGCCGACGCCGTGGTCGGTTCCGGTGCGGAACTGCTCGCGGCCGGCGGCGCCGACGTCGTGCTGGTCACGGGCAGCTCCTACACCGCGGCCACCGACTGCCTGCCGGCCCTGCGGCCGAACGGGCGGATGGTGCTGGCCGGGATCGACACCGCCGGCTCGTTCACCATCCCGCCGAGTCTGGCCCGGCCGTTCTTCGCCCAGCGGCAGCAGGTGATCGGCGCGACCCACAACGGCCTGGACCTGCTGCGCACGGCGCTGGACCTGGCGGCGTCCGGGCAGGTGCGGCCGAGGGTGCAGACCTTCGCGGCGAGCGAGGTGGCCACCGCCGTGGACCGCGTCGCGCGGGGCGAGGCGCTGTTCCGCGCGGTGGTGACGTTCTAG
- a CDS encoding winged helix-turn-helix transcriptional regulator, whose amino-acid sequence MSGRRSYDDGCATAHALDLVGERWALLVVRELLLGPKRFTDLRVGLPGISPNVLSQRLRELEQVGVVKRGRLTPPAAASVYELTEWGHELERVILALGRWACRSPMMAHDAAVGADSLVLALRNLFDPRAARGFTLTFTLVLGDNDFRVSVGRTRCQVSRGAAANRDLVVRTDATTLNALLWGGRDLTEALRAGDVRITGPVEPVATFLTLFPLPEPMPLTGS is encoded by the coding sequence ATGTCCGGCAGACGGTCCTACGACGACGGGTGCGCCACGGCGCACGCACTGGACCTCGTCGGCGAACGCTGGGCGCTGCTGGTGGTGCGGGAGCTGTTGTTGGGCCCCAAGCGGTTCACCGACCTGCGGGTCGGTCTGCCGGGTATCAGCCCGAACGTCTTGTCCCAGCGGCTGCGGGAACTGGAACAGGTCGGCGTGGTGAAGCGGGGACGGCTGACGCCGCCGGCCGCGGCCAGCGTGTACGAGCTGACGGAGTGGGGCCACGAGCTGGAACGGGTGATCCTGGCGCTGGGGCGGTGGGCCTGCCGGTCGCCGATGATGGCCCACGACGCCGCGGTCGGCGCCGACTCGCTGGTGCTGGCGCTGCGCAACCTGTTCGATCCCCGCGCGGCCCGGGGGTTCACCCTCACCTTCACGCTTGTGTTGGGTGACAACGACTTCCGTGTGTCGGTCGGCCGCACCCGGTGCCAGGTCAGCCGCGGCGCGGCCGCGAACCGGGACCTGGTGGTGCGCACCGACGCCACCACGCTCAACGCGCTGCTGTGGGGCGGGCGCGACCTGACCGAGGCGCTGCGGGCCGGGGACGTGCGGATCACCGGACCGGTGGAGCCGGTCGCCACCTTCCTCACCCTGTTCCCGCTGCCGGAACCGATGCCGCTCACCGGAAGCTGA
- a CDS encoding C45 family autoproteolytic acyltransferase/hydolase: MDVPLVRATGDPTELGRMHGAARATALREFLADDLCRLNRILWHPVSPAGLRPVIAAYDEAITAAVPRLAAEITGLAEGAGISRDEAVLLQIRREVLGYRTVPARGDCTTYARSGSGLPVLAQTVDLNGDLEDQLSVLDLDLSGRRSLVLSFAGQLGYLGLNSAGLAIGLNLLLGGEWAAGVPPYLAIRELLDRADDVDQAITLLHGLPLASSRCFMLCDRRKAAVVEAVAGRLRVRTGDELVHTNHFLHPDLEPFDALNPFARRSSVRRLHTCLDRLAQVPVTASAEQHFAVLSTPPIHVAGNGDIRRERTVATVVLHPTLGELHLRTGDSDRTGSVVHSVPVSFR, encoded by the coding sequence GTGGACGTGCCCTTGGTCCGTGCGACGGGAGATCCGACGGAACTGGGCCGGATGCACGGCGCGGCCCGCGCCACGGCGCTGCGCGAGTTCCTGGCCGACGACCTGTGCCGCCTCAACCGCATCCTCTGGCACCCCGTCTCACCGGCCGGGCTGCGGCCGGTGATCGCCGCGTACGACGAGGCGATCACCGCCGCGGTGCCCCGGCTCGCCGCCGAGATCACCGGATTGGCCGAAGGCGCCGGGATCAGCCGGGACGAGGCGGTGCTGTTGCAGATCCGCCGTGAAGTGCTGGGCTACCGCACGGTGCCGGCTCGCGGCGACTGCACGACGTACGCGCGCAGCGGATCGGGGCTGCCGGTGCTGGCGCAGACCGTCGACCTCAACGGCGACCTCGAGGACCAGCTCTCGGTGCTCGACCTCGACCTGTCCGGGCGGCGCAGTCTGGTGCTCAGCTTCGCCGGCCAGCTCGGCTACCTGGGACTGAACTCGGCCGGCCTGGCCATCGGCCTGAACCTGCTGCTCGGCGGCGAGTGGGCCGCCGGTGTGCCGCCCTATCTGGCCATTCGCGAGCTGCTGGACCGGGCCGACGACGTGGACCAGGCGATCACGCTGCTGCACGGGCTGCCGCTGGCCAGCTCACGCTGCTTCATGCTGTGCGATCGGCGCAAGGCGGCCGTGGTCGAGGCGGTGGCGGGCCGGCTGCGGGTGCGCACCGGCGACGAACTGGTGCACACCAACCACTTCCTCCATCCGGACCTGGAACCCTTCGACGCCCTCAACCCATTCGCCCGTAGGTCCTCGGTGCGCCGGTTGCACACGTGCTTGGACCGACTGGCGCAGGTGCCCGTCACGGCGAGCGCCGAGCAGCACTTCGCGGTGCTGTCCACGCCGCCGATCCACGTCGCCGGCAACGGAGACATCCGCCGCGAACGCACTGTCGCGACGGTGGTGCTGCACCCGACGCTCGGCGAACTGCACTTGCGTACCGGCGATTCTGACCGAACGGGCAGTGTCGTGCACTCGGTGCCGGTCAGCTTCCGGTGA
- a CDS encoding GNAT family N-acetyltransferase: MSWLDIARTTLEDDRVRLSPLRPEDRESLHAIAFDPDIWRYFVTRVDTEQDFQAFFDATLADHQSGVRAVFHIVDKKTGRGAGSMSYGNLAERDGRLEIGWSWLGRDFRGRGVNGAAKNLLLAHAFDRMGAERVEFKTDRRNEQARRGLRNIGATEEGTLRSFNPMPDGTRRDAVYYSVLRAEWPAVRQRLAG, encoded by the coding sequence ATGAGCTGGCTGGACATCGCGCGCACCACTCTGGAGGACGACCGGGTCCGGCTGAGCCCGCTGCGCCCGGAGGACCGGGAGTCGTTGCACGCCATCGCGTTCGACCCGGACATCTGGCGGTACTTCGTCACCAGGGTGGACACCGAGCAGGACTTCCAGGCGTTCTTCGACGCCACCCTGGCCGATCACCAGTCCGGCGTGCGCGCGGTGTTCCACATCGTCGACAAGAAGACCGGCCGCGGCGCCGGCAGCATGAGCTACGGCAACCTGGCCGAACGCGACGGCCGGCTGGAGATCGGCTGGTCCTGGCTGGGCCGGGACTTCCGCGGCCGAGGCGTGAACGGCGCGGCCAAGAACCTGTTGCTGGCGCACGCGTTCGACCGGATGGGCGCGGAACGTGTCGAATTCAAGACCGACCGGCGCAACGAGCAGGCCCGCCGGGGCCTGCGCAACATCGGCGCCACCGAGGAGGGCACGTTGCGCAGCTTCAACCCGATGCCCGACGGCACTCGTCGGGACGCGGTCTACTACAGCGTGCTGCGGGCGGAGTGGCCCGCGGTCCGGCAGCGCCTCGCCGGCTGA
- a CDS encoding AMP-binding protein — MTDSVLNHIIAEPPPAGHRIRFSRFGGSETVELVQLHELAGRLAARLAESGVRRGDRIGVVAANSLEWVLLDLAALRLGVVVAGFEPGRFDERLLATDYGLKLLFSDRDTPGTAPIAVVREWAENSAPIPAPVRYGPEDVTTLKFTSGSTGVPKGLGATVGSIEGSLRAVQQMFAHGPGDDLFVFLPLSLLQQRYWIYSALRYGHDVTVCTNEAAFDTLRRVEPTVVMGVPAFYDVLRRRIESLAAGSDPHTAARKVFGRRIRYLWTGSAPARESTLRFYTDLGLPIYEGYGLNETCIVTKNHPGACRLGSVGRVVPGKQVLLDADGVISVRSEHPVNRRYEFAAPGESERVFGPDGLVRTGDIGHFDEDGFLYIRGRADDVIVLDNARKIMVRPIEEHLRRSPAIAEAVLFCPTRTHLVAVVSPAEPADHAEIAAQVARTNAVFGPDEQIGRVVVAPEPFSVDNGLLTGQFKPRRKLIAETFADRINDPAGGFAP; from the coding sequence ATGACCGACTCCGTGCTCAACCACATCATCGCCGAGCCGCCGCCGGCCGGTCACCGGATCAGGTTCAGCCGGTTCGGCGGCTCCGAGACGGTCGAGCTGGTCCAGCTGCACGAGCTGGCCGGCCGGCTGGCCGCGCGGCTGGCCGAGTCCGGGGTGCGGCGGGGCGACCGGATCGGTGTGGTCGCGGCCAACTCGCTGGAGTGGGTGCTGCTCGACCTGGCGGCGCTGCGGCTGGGCGTGGTCGTCGCCGGCTTCGAGCCGGGCCGGTTCGACGAGCGCCTGCTGGCCACCGACTACGGGCTGAAGCTGCTGTTCTCCGACCGCGACACACCCGGCACCGCGCCGATCGCCGTGGTCCGCGAGTGGGCGGAGAACTCGGCCCCGATCCCGGCGCCGGTGCGCTACGGCCCGGAGGACGTCACGACGCTCAAGTTCACCTCCGGCAGCACGGGCGTGCCGAAGGGGCTCGGCGCCACCGTGGGCAGCATCGAGGGATCGCTGCGGGCCGTGCAGCAGATGTTCGCGCACGGCCCCGGCGACGACCTGTTCGTCTTCCTGCCGCTGTCCCTGTTGCAGCAGCGGTACTGGATCTACTCCGCGCTCCGGTACGGGCACGACGTGACCGTCTGCACCAACGAGGCCGCGTTCGACACGCTGCGCCGGGTCGAACCGACCGTGGTGATGGGCGTGCCGGCGTTCTACGACGTGCTGCGGCGGCGGATCGAGTCGCTGGCCGCCGGGTCGGATCCGCACACCGCCGCCCGCAAGGTGTTCGGCCGCCGGATCCGCTACCTGTGGACCGGGTCCGCCCCGGCCCGGGAGTCCACGCTGCGCTTCTACACCGACCTCGGCCTGCCGATCTACGAGGGCTACGGCCTCAACGAGACGTGCATCGTGACCAAGAACCACCCGGGCGCCTGCCGGCTGGGCAGCGTGGGCCGGGTGGTGCCGGGCAAGCAGGTGCTGCTGGACGCGGACGGCGTGATCAGCGTGCGCAGCGAGCACCCGGTGAACCGGCGCTACGAGTTCGCCGCGCCGGGCGAGTCCGAGCGGGTGTTCGGGCCGGACGGGCTGGTGCGCACCGGCGACATCGGGCACTTCGACGAGGACGGCTTCCTCTACATCCGCGGCCGGGCCGATGACGTCATCGTGCTGGACAACGCCCGGAAGATCATGGTGCGGCCGATCGAGGAGCACCTGCGGCGCAGCCCCGCGATCGCCGAGGCCGTGCTGTTCTGCCCGACCCGCACGCACCTGGTCGCGGTGGTGTCGCCGGCCGAACCGGCCGACCACGCCGAGATCGCCGCGCAGGTCGCCCGGACCAACGCCGTGTTCGGCCCGGACGAGCAGATCGGCCGGGTGGTGGTGGCGCCGGAGCCGTTCAGCGTGGACAACGGGCTGCTCACCGGGCAGTTCAAGCCGCGGCGCAAGCTGATCGCCGAGACGTTCGCCGACCGGATCAACGACCCGGCCGGTGGGTTCGCGCCATGA